The nucleotide sequence GCTCTCGCTGGAGCCTTGAACTCATGACTCATACCCTCAATGAATTACTCAACCTCTCTCTGACGCAAAATGTCCTTTATCGTTACTTTGCTCAGGTGGGGATTGTCTGGCGTAGAGCGGCACCCACAGTGAAACAACCTGATCCCGAATACGATGAGAAAATGGCAAAGATCGCGGAAGCCAAAGCGAACATTTCAGAAAAACATCCCGTTTTTTATGAAGATGAGGTGGATATTGATCTAAACCCGAAAATCGGCGCGGACTGGTGCTTCAAAGGACAACAAAAACGGGTTATCACCCCGGGAAAAAACGAAAAACATTACCTTGCGGGCTGCCTTAATGCCCAAACAGAGCAAATCACCTATGTTAAAGGAATAAAAAAGAATTCTGATTTATTTATCAAAATGTTAGATGAACTGAATCATCAATATCCCCATGCGGAAACCCTCACATTAATCTTAGATAACTACTGTATTCATAAAAGTCAGAAGGTAAAGGACTGGCTGGCACGACATCCAAAATTTACCCTGTTGTTTTTACCGGTCTATTCACCGTGGCTAAATAAAATAGAACGGTTATGGCAATCGCTCCATGAGACAATAACGCGAAATCATTGTTGTCAATTTATGTGGCAGTTACTGAATTATGTTGATGCCTTTTTGGCATCGTTTTCATCACAGCAAAAGCCAGGAAGACAAAAAATGGGTGTAGCACAATTATGAAATCTTATTTATATTTTCATTTTAATATTATTAAATAATATGCAGATTACTGTCGCGGTCATATAAAGCATTGTAGTTTTAAATAATCAGATAAAATCCAAGTATATCAAAGTAATAGCAGCACCTTAAACGTCTCTATTTTTTTACTATATTACCACGCAATATATTCGTTCTACCCCTTCAGTCTAAAATGACCCAAAAATTATCACCGAGGACCGTATTGAAATTGGCAATATCACCTTATCCCGCTAAGTTTATCGCCAAATTCTTCATAAAAGCTAACCGTCACTATACGTTGACGATATTATTTGGTTACCACCCATAATCCATCTATCTGATTAATTCTTACAATATTTTTGTCTATTTTTGATAGACTACCTTGTGTTTCAACTTCATAATTAGGCAATATTTTACTGTTGATTTTTTTGATGAGATTTATTTATGTCCAAATTAGAAAAATTATGCGCAGATTTTGCCGATCAAACCAACATTATGTTGAATCTTTCTACCGGCGCAGTGCAATTGAACATTGGTGATTATGGTCCCTGGTGGTTAGAAGTAGATTCAACGGGATCAATGCTGACTTTTCATCATACAGTAGCTTCATTTATTAATAGTGATGCGGAATTTTGGCTCTCATTAAACAGTAATATAAATATACTTGGCGGAGCATGGCTCGCATTACATCAGCCAACACAAACTATTCGTCTCTGTTTATTACAAGATATAGAACGAATCGATGCTACTGACTTGGATAATATTCTGGGGAACCTGCAAAAAATAAGAGCTGAACTTCCTTTTCCAGAAACTAAGCCCACCACTTCAGCTTCATCCCACAATATTTTGGTTTGACCTGTTTTCTCAAGCCGTAAATTTAAAAAGTTCACAGCAAAAAATACAATAACATCATGGAGAAAAAATATGCCAGACTTTTCAATACAGAGAGCTAATACTAGGATTGATATTCCTCAAAATGAGTTGCATCAAACAACTACAACAGATAAAACTTGCCACTGCTGTGAACCGTTGCTGAATAATACTATTGATAATCCACTTACAGCACCAACTTCTGTTATCACACGATGGAATGAAAAATCCGTCGCAACCAATAAACAAATTGAAGCTAATATTTCTCGCTTAGCCGGCGAAAGCACTGCTGCCCACAAAACGGTTAATTCTCTCTTATCCAACCTAGTGAAACTTTTTGTTCGGGCAGAGGGTAATGAATTAACCGCAATCACTAAGATGCTTAATGCCTATACCGGTGATAAACCCGGTTTTAGTATTGTCGGTCAGCTTGGCGCAGGTGGATTTACTCGCATCATTAGCGAAGCACGGCAGAATGGTGCCAGCTCTGATAGAGCTAATACAGAACCGCTAACATTGAGGGAGAAGGCCACTGCTTATTATGATCTCACCAACTCAGCTTATTTCCGGGACACTCTGGAGAAGATCTATTCATCACCCGAATTGAAATCAGAATTCAAAGATATAATTGATATTGGTTACTTGGAAAGTAAAAACTTTGCACCTGCCCGCGGTTCCACGAAGGAAAAGCCCTTACCTGATCAATTAGCGCTCTATACTTTTAAAAATGAAAATCAATTTAATGCCTCTGAAAATCCCGAATTATATCAGGTGACTAAACAGGTAAATGGGCAAGAAGTTATCAGTAACCCGGCTCTGGCTGGCAATAGTCTTACAAAAGTTCAGAATGATTTCAGAGCACCGGCTCCTGATAAGGATAGTGTCTGGTCAGCCGCCGCTTCACTTGAGGCTGATAATCGTTTGACCAACCGGGAGTTGGCGTTTGCCAGTTTAAATCCTCGCAACCGGCTGGATAGAACTGACTATCAATTTGGTCAATCAGAACCTATCAAAGCACATCAAGAATTAGCTAAGGAAAACATTATCGTACAACGTGGTAACGGTTTTTCTGTCTGGAATGTGAAAGAAAATACCGGATTTTCCAAGGATGCAGCTTTGCACAATTTGCCAACTGTCGCTGCACCTTCCGGCACCACAGATCGTTTTATTACTGCGGCCAGGTTGTTGGGTGCGGGCCTGAAAAATGATCTTGCTTTAGGTACGCCTACTAGCAGTGAATCAACAGAGCAATCAATTCAACGCGGGGAGCGGGAAATGAAAGAGCTCACTCGATGGCTGGCAACAGGTTATCTGGTTGATGATAATCATCATTCTATGATTGAAGTTAATTTAGGTGCGGCTAACCACGGTTTAGCGCCTCAGTGGGGATTGAATCTCTATACCGAACCCTTCTCTTCTCCTATACATGCCAAAGGATTTAGCATATCCAGCCAGGAAATATTGGCACAATTAGAAGGCCGTGATGATGTCCACACAGATTACTCTACTTTCAGGAAAGATCTGTACGGCGGAAGTCGGGCAACAGTTAACGCGGATGGCAGCATAAAAACAAGCTCCAGATAAATATGCTTTTCTCCAGAAGAAAAGCTGATCACCTCTTTTATTAATAGATCTTCCTGTCGTGCTGTTCAGGAAGATCATTATTCATGCCAAGAAGGGTATCAACATAGCTTACACGCTACACCAATTAATGATAATGTGTGATGCCATTACGTGTTCCACTGGAGGTTCCATGATCGATCTGTATTATGCTCCAACGCCAAACGGCCATAAAATCACACTCTTCCTGGAAGAAGCTGGCCTTTCCTATACTATTCACCGAATTGATATTAGCGCAGGAGATCAATTCAAGCCTGAATTTCTTGCCATTTCGCCCAATAATAAGATTCCCGCGATTGTTGATCAGCAACCAATCGATGGTGGCAAACCTATCGCTATTTTTGAATCTGGTGCCATTCTTACTTATCTGGCAGAAAAAACGGGCAAGTTACTTAGCAAAGATATGCGTGAGCGTGTCCAAAGCCTGCAATGGCTGTTTTGGCAGGTCGGTGGCTTTGGCCCGATGCTAGGGCAAAATCACCATTTTAGTCATTTCGCACCGGAAAAAGTCCCTTACGCGATTAATCGTTATCAGGAAGAGACAAAGCGCTTGTATCAAGTCCTGAATACCCAATTGGAAAAAACACCCTATCTGAGCGGTCAGGAATACAGTATTGCTGATATCTCAACTTATCCGTGGGTTCGTGCTTATGAACGTCAGAGTATTGATCTGAATGATTATCCGGCAGTGAAAAAATGGTTTGACGCTATCAGTCAGCGCCCCGCTACTCAAATTGCCTACAGTAAAATCTAATATGTCTGCGGGGTAACTATTTCCCCGCAAAACTTGATCAGGCTGACAGATAGCTATATCTTTAACTACCAACCCTTATATCTCTGCTATATGCTATAGTTTT is from Photorhabdus laumondii subsp. laumondii and encodes:
- a CDS encoding IS630-like element ISPlu16 family transposase translates to MPIIAPIPQDECQKMRKLIHKTRDKNYSRRLTALLMLNEGLTVTYVAKTLHAARSSVNRWVQWFTLYGLEGLESLPVGRPVVWDLSPLYNLLLFLLQQSPQKLGYLRSRWSLELMTHTLNELLNLSLTQNVLYRYFAQVGIVWRRAAPTVKQPDPEYDEKMAKIAEAKANISEKHPVFYEDEVDIDLNPKIGADWCFKGQQKRVITPGKNEKHYLAGCLNAQTEQITYVKGIKKNSDLFIKMLDELNHQYPHAETLTLILDNYCIHKSQKVKDWLARHPKFTLLFLPVYSPWLNKIERLWQSLHETITRNHCCQFMWQLLNYVDAFLASFSSQQKPGRQKMGVAQL
- a CDS encoding type III secretion system chaperone translates to MSKLEKLCADFADQTNIMLNLSTGAVQLNIGDYGPWWLEVDSTGSMLTFHHTVASFINSDAEFWLSLNSNINILGGAWLALHQPTQTIRLCLLQDIERIDATDLDNILGNLQKIRAELPFPETKPTTSASSHNILV
- the yfcG gene encoding GSH-dependent disulfide bond oxidoreductase, coding for MIDLYYAPTPNGHKITLFLEEAGLSYTIHRIDISAGDQFKPEFLAISPNNKIPAIVDQQPIDGGKPIAIFESGAILTYLAEKTGKLLSKDMRERVQSLQWLFWQVGGFGPMLGQNHHFSHFAPEKVPYAINRYQEETKRLYQVLNTQLEKTPYLSGQEYSIADISTYPWVRAYERQSIDLNDYPAVKKWFDAISQRPATQIAYSKI